The genomic stretch acaATGTTAAACTCATCAGCTGCCGTTTTCATGCGCCCAATGCATTCATTAAAACATGTCGTTGTGGTAACTTGAATAGACACCCGATGATCTGAGGTGGTTTTCTCTCAGGCGATAGGAAATGCAAAGACCACCCGGAATGACAACAGCAGCCGTTTTGGGAAGTACACAGAGATCAGCTTTGACAAGAGGTACCGGATTACCGGAGCAAACATGAGGACCTACCTCTTAGAGAAATCCAGAGTGATTTTTCAGGTAGTGTATAGGCTGAAGATGCCTTAGATATTGAAATGTCTTATATCTGAACCATAATAATGCCATTCTTGTTTTATTCAGGCAGACAACGAGCGAAACTATCACATATTCTACCAGATGTGCTCCTGTGCTCACCTGCCAGAGTTCAAGAATCTAcgactgtgtgagtgtttgcgcTCAGGGTTTACTCTGCAGGTTGTTTAATCTGATTGGCTTAGAGCAGTCTTACAATCATACTCATATTTATTGATATTATGGTTATTTCATTGTAAATGCACCTAATTATACATTCTCTGCAGTGAGTGCAGATAAATTCCGGTACACCTGCATGGGTGGTGAGATCGCCATTGAAGGTGTGGATGACAAGAAAGACATGGAGGAGACTCAGCGGACCTTCTCACTGCTGGGTAAAAACACGCCTCAGCTGTCAGACTCTAACTGCTCTCACTGTTTTTATGCTAGCTTTACCTTCCTCTGCGCTTCTCCAGGGTTGACAGAGGTCTTCCAGTCAGATGTGTTCAAAGTTCTGGCGGCCATCCTGCATTTGGGAAACGTGGAGATCAGAAGCTCTGGAAGTGACAAATCATCAGTTCCTGTGAGTCTCAACTCTCCGAGTCATAAATTGCTTTTTGTTTCGATCTGAAAACTTGCACAAGGCTCAATGCAAAATTTGCACATCTTCCAGCCCAGTGATCCACACATGCTGGTCTTCTGTGAGTTGCTGGGTGTGAGCGCGGACGGGTTGGTGCGTTGGCTGTGCCATCGGAGGATCGTTCTGGTGGCTGAGACGGTGGTGAAGCCGGTGCCCAAAGAGAGGGCAGTGAATGCCAGAGATGCCCTCGCCAAGCAGATCTACGCCCACCTGTTTGACTGTATCATTAACAGGATAAACAGAGCCCTGCAGGTTGCCGGAAAGCAGCACACTTTCATAGGCGTTCTGGACATTTATGGGTAAAGCAGATACAACACTTTTTATCCTCAGCTGTTTGGTAATTCAGGTCACTTTAGCTCCCGCTGTTGATGTGATATTGATGTCCTTTTGTCCTCAGGTTTGAAACGTTTGACATCAACAGCTTCGAGCAGTTCTGTATCAACTATGCAAATGAAAAGCTTCAACAGCAGTTTAACTTGGTATGCATGGCAGACGTCCCATCATCGCTGCAGAAGCTGTGTACACCCCTTTATCAGCGCAGAGGGTTATTCTCTTGTCTTTCTTCAATCAGCATGTGTTCAAGCTGGAGCAAGAGGAGTACATGAAAGAGGACATCCCGTGGACGCTGATAGATTTCTATGACAATCAGCCGGTCATCGACCTGATTGAAGCAAAGATGGGGATCCTTGACTTGCTTGATGAAGAATGTTTGGTAATTGAAAGGACGTGACATTAGCTTTTagacattttctcttcttctttagtCCTTTTTATGATTGCTGTACCtccttttcattcatgtttttactttacAGTTTCCTCAGGGCACCGATCAAAGCTGGCTGCAAAAGCTTTTCACCTACCTTGAGCCCAGTCCTCTGTTTGAGAAACCCAAGTTATCAAGTGAGGCATTCGTGATTCAACACTTCGCAGACAAGGTGCTGTCTGGTAACTCTGAGAAACACATTTCCTGTATCGTGCTGCACAAAAATGACTCCTACTGTTATTAACTATTAATGCCTTTGGAGGGCTGACATACATTTTTCCATTAACAGGTGGAATATCAGTGCAGAGGATTTCTTGAAAAGAACCGAGACACTCTCTATGAAGAACTGGTCGACATTATGAGAGACAGTAAGGTAATGTCACAGTggttaaaaagcaaaacatatgTAACATCAAAGCCAACCCATGCAGCCTTGTTTTATCTCGTTTTAACACATTCCTCCTGCCTGCAACTGTTATCAGTTTCCTTTTCTGGCCAACTTTTtccaagaggaggagaaaagcacTGCGAACAGTAAAAGTATCAAAGTGAGGCCTGCCCGGCCCGGAGTGAAACCAGCCAATAAACAGCTGAGAACCTCTGTGGGAGATAAGGTGAAAATGTTTACTCGCCGGAGATTTGAACTCCCTCGCTGAAGTTTAATTTTCTGCATGTACCCGTTTGTATTTTTATCCCTTCTCTTGAACTTTGTTGTTGAATGTAGTTCAGCAGCTCCCTCTCTTTACTGATGGAAACACTGAATGCAACCACCCCTCACTATGTGCGCTGCATCAAGCCCAATGATGAAAAGCTCCCGTTTGAGTGAGTACTGATGAAACTGTGGTTGATGTGATCCACTCTGTGTTCAccatgtttttggttttatgtgagTGTTTGCTTACTTTTTGAGATATGACTCCAGGAGGGTGGTGCAGCAGCTGCGAGCCTGCGGAGTCCTTGAAACTATTCGTATCAGTGCACAGAGCTATCCGTCCAGGTGATCCTCTATTAGTAGATTGTGCAAGGGCCAAATTATAATCTTCTCATCTCCGTATGATCTTGTTGTAGTGACAGATGATGATGTTCGCAGGTGGACGTACATTGAGTTTTACAGCCGATACAGTATCCTAATGTCGCATCAGGAGGCCGACCTCAACGACAGGAAACAGACCTGCAAGAACGTGTTGCAGAGGTTGATTCAGGTTAGCCGCCGCTTTTGCTTTGCCTGTAGATACAATCATGCATTATGGAATTTCTGTGTATCACTTTGGCCTCATGGCTTGATCGGTAGGACCCCAACCAGTACAAGTTTGGTCGGACAAAGATCTTCTTCCGAGCCGGTCAGGTAGCTTATCTTGAGAAGCTGCGCCTGGACCGGCTGAGAGGAGCCTGCGTGACCATCCAGAAACACATCCGGGGGTGGAGCCAGAGGAGGAAGTACTTGCGCATCAGAGAGGCAGCCATCATCCTCCAAGAGTACATCCGTGGAAAGAGGACAGTCCGGTTAGAGGCGTTTACTTGCAGTTTTGTTGTCCTGCATTCTCTCTTGTATCTGCTCGGGTTCTGACAGggtcctgttttgtttgtgaacCTGCAGTAAAACAGTGAGCGCTGCAACACTGAAGCAGGCCTGGGCGTCAGTGGTGATCCAGAGGCACTGGAGAGGTTACCGCATGAGACAGATCTACCAGGTAGTCCATCTGGCCACCGTCACCATCCAGGCCTTCACACGAGGTTGGGTGGCCCGTAAACAGCACAAGAAGGTCTGTAACTGAAGATTAGTTAATTAATCACCCTGATCCCAGAAAAGTTGGGCTGAGGTTTGAGACATAAATAAGAGTGTGGTAATTTGCTCATCATTTGTGACAtatattcaactgaaaacagtccaaagacttTTGTAAAtttatgcttattctgaatttgatgcagcaacatattgggtctgggaaagatgtggaatgctccaaaaacacctgtttggaacattccacaggtaaacaggttcattggtaacaggtgatagtgtcatgattgggtatgaaaagaAAGACTCAGTTGTtaacaagcaaggatggagagaggttcaccactttgtgaacacatgactgtataaaggatatcaCGACATGGGCAGTTCAATTATAAATGAgtgcactctgtttttatttagcttttacacagtgtcccaacttttttggaattaggGTTGCAGCATGATGAAAGTACAGATGTAACCACATGTAATTCTTGCCCTGCCATCTCATTGTTAATGCTCAGATGGTGGAGGAGCAGAAAGCCCTGGTTCTACAGAAGTATGCCAGAGCCTGGCTGGCACGGCGGCGTTTTCAAACTATGCGTCGGCTGGTGCTTAATGTTCAGCTCTCGTACAgggtgcagcagctcagaaagAAGATTGAAGAGCAGGTAAAGATGCTTCCAAAGTTCCTCCAGTCGCGGCTTTTCCATAGAGGATGTAACTGAATCCATGTGTCCTCACAGAACAAAGAGAACCGTGGATTGATGGAAAGACTGACAAGCGTGGCCAACTCCCACTCTCAAACCACGGACAGGCTTCAGGGTCTGGAAGCACAGCTGGAAAAACTAACCAATCAGAAGGCATCTTTGGAGGCAAGAGAGAAGAAAGCGAAAGAAGATGCTAGTCTGGTCAGTCTCGAAGTTGATGCTTTCatacagttgtgtgtgttttgacttcTGAGCCCTTTCAACAACACATATTTGTTGTTGCTCCAGACAATTGCGCAGcttcaaaaggaaaaagatgCAGTAAACCTTGAAAAGCAGAACCTGGAAAGAAAGTTTGAAGCTTCCACCAAAGAGTCCAAAGGTAAAAGGAATAAAGAGTCCTCTGTGTTCTACTCTTGTAATTGTGTAATCTTGTAATTTGTACTGAATTTGTGACCGGTTTTACATTCTTACAGAGAGCTTTGATCAAATAAAGAGAAATCTtctggaagagaaagaaaatgaagcacGGCTCAGAAAGTAAGCGATGAAAGTGTGCGATCTGCCTCATCTACAGCATAGAGCAAATCATTCTTTGAGCCAGAGCAAACTTTGGCACAGCTTCTTCAGTTTATTCAGGTAGTTGATGAGATGACTCTTGGCAGGATTGCAGAGAACAACACTGAGATGCTGAAACAAGACCACGAGAGGGAGGTGGAAACTCTGAAGGAGGAGGtaaagagactgaaagaggagagagtcagcctgcagaggaagatggaggaggggggcCAGGTGAACTCTGACCTGCAGGACCAGGTCGTCCAGCTCACCAAACATGTCAAGGTCATTCCCGAGCTACGCAGAGATCTCAACAACCTGCAAAATCAGAGGAATAACATGGACCGAAAGATGAAGCAGCAGTCGGAACAAGCCCGAGGTAAAGGCTTTGACTGCGATAACTTCATTTCAGTTACGTACAATACTTTGATGATGATCCCTGAATATTTTTCTGCAGTTAAAATGAACGATATCACGAGACAGCTTCTTGGTGGTGTTGTTGAAGAGGAGGTTCTTTTGGGGTAATCCAGATATTTTAAGTTTCCCCCTTCTCTCCTGTAGTTGTTCTTTAACTCCTTTAGGCATTTAATCTCACACATTGTTTCTCTGAAGGCTAACTTCAGGCAACTCTGAGGAGATGTGTGAAGTTGAAGACTTGCTGGAAGCCTTCGATAGCCTACAGAAAGCCACCAGGTCTATTTTTTTACTTACCACACAACAGCAGTCCGCTCACTTAAAGTCAGTGTTGTCCAGTCTGTTGTGACAAACCTTTGTTTGACATGTTTCCACCTGTGATGGCAGAATACTGGAAAACCACCAGCGGG from Chaetodon auriga isolate fChaAug3 chromosome 6, fChaAug3.hap1, whole genome shotgun sequence encodes the following:
- the myo5c gene encoding unconventional myosin-Vc isoform X1, whose product is MALWELYTEYNRVWIADAEHVWKSAEIIRNFHSGDAVLELLLEDGTKQHYPVDPSKPQLPPLRNPDILVGENDLTALSYLHEPAVLHNLKVRFVESRIIYTYCGIILVAVNPYKQLHIYGDAIIHAYSGQNMGDMDPHIFAVAEEAYKQMARNYKNQSIIVSGESGAGKTVSARYAMRYFAVVSKSGSKTRVEDKVLASNPITEAIGNAKTTRNDNSSRFGKYTEISFDKRYRITGANMRTYLLEKSRVIFQADNERNYHIFYQMCSCAHLPEFKNLRLLSADKFRYTCMGGEIAIEGVDDKKDMEETQRTFSLLGLTEVFQSDVFKVLAAILHLGNVEIRSSGSDKSSVPPSDPHMLVFCELLGVSADGLVRWLCHRRIVLVAETVVKPVPKERAVNARDALAKQIYAHLFDCIINRINRALQVAGKQHTFIGVLDIYGFETFDINSFEQFCINYANEKLQQQFNLHVFKLEQEEYMKEDIPWTLIDFYDNQPVIDLIEAKMGILDLLDEECLFPQGTDQSWLQKLFTYLEPSPLFEKPKLSSEAFVIQHFADKVEYQCRGFLEKNRDTLYEELVDIMRDSKFPFLANFFQEEEKSTANSKSIKVRPARPGVKPANKQLRTSVGDKFSSSLSLLMETLNATTPHYVRCIKPNDEKLPFEYDSRRVVQQLRACGVLETIRISAQSYPSRWTYIEFYSRYSILMSHQEADLNDRKQTCKNVLQRLIQDPNQYKFGRTKIFFRAGQVAYLEKLRLDRLRGACVTIQKHIRGWSQRRKYLRIREAAIILQEYIRGKRTVRKTVSAATLKQAWASVVIQRHWRGYRMRQIYQVVHLATVTIQAFTRGWVARKQHKKMVEEQKALVLQKYARAWLARRRFQTMRRLVLNVQLSYRVQQLRKKIEEQNKENRGLMERLTSVANSHSQTTDRLQGLEAQLEKLTNQKASLEAREKKAKEDASLTIAQLQKEKDAVNLEKQNLERKFEASTKESKESFDQIKRNLLEEKENEARLRKIAENNTEMLKQDHEREVETLKEEVKRLKEERVSLQRKMEEGGQVNSDLQDQVVQLTKHVKVIPELRRDLNNLQNQRNNMDRKMKQQSEQARGKGFDCDNFISVTYNTLMMIPEYFSAVKMNDITRQLLGGVVEEEVLLGLTSGNSEEMCEVEDLLEAFDSLQKATRILENHQREQKESHETQVEGLKLKVDHLQNENSKLQDLFQEKSDINENIRQEVSRLSSENSVIPELKLQVSELQRQKQELETHVEEQSRELTEKTEEIAHVLQKKIKEESSQRRHFEEKVEELEELKRELLGQIEELEEENDHLKRQQLMESEARSKLRQEASRLTAENMDFEELLDQKDRLIKKLQNQIKSLETSQKAKQTPAPAIPKDYLGMLEYKREDEPRLIQNIILDLKPRGVVVNMIPGLPAYILFMCVRHADFLNDETKLKSIMNAIIGAVKKIIMTHQKDFELLSFWLSNTYHLLNCLKQYSGEEEFMKQSTPRQKKNCLQNFDLSEYRQILSDLAIHIYHQFITIMEKSLTPAIVPGMLEHESLQGISSMKPTGFRKRSNSIYEDSETCTISSIVQQLSVFHSTMSQHGMEQGLIKQAVKQLFFVVGATTLNSIMLRKDMCSCRKGMQIRCNISYLEEWVKEKELQSSNAIDTLRPLSQAAWLLQVNKSTDDDAKEITEKCTELNPVQIVKILNSYTPIDDFEKRVTSSFVRKVQSLLQDRDGSSQLMLDSDYRFQVTFPFCPSSQALELLQVPSSLHLGFLTRI
- the myo5c gene encoding unconventional myosin-Vc isoform X2, with translation MALWELYTEYNRVWIADAEHVWKSAEIIRNFHSGDAVLELLLEDGTKQHYPVDPSKPQLPPLRNPDILVGENDLTALSYLHEPAVLHNLKVRFVESRIIYTYCGIILVAVNPYKQLHIYGDAIIHAYSGQNMGDMDPHIFAVAEEAYKQMARNYKNQSIIVSGESGAGKTVSARYAMRYFAVVSKSGSKTRVEDKVLASNPITEAIGNAKTTRNDNSSRFGKYTEISFDKRYRITGANMRTYLLEKSRVIFQADNERNYHIFYQMCSCAHLPEFKNLRLLSADKFRYTCMGGEIAIEGVDDKKDMEETQRTFSLLGLTEVFQSDVFKVLAAILHLGNVEIRSSGSDKSSVPPSDPHMLVFCELLGVSADGLVRWLCHRRIVLVAETVVKPVPKERAVNARDALAKQIYAHLFDCIINRINRALQVAGKQHTFIGVLDIYGFETFDINSFEQFCINYANEKLQQQFNLHVFKLEQEEYMKEDIPWTLIDFYDNQPVIDLIEAKMGILDLLDEECLFPQGTDQSWLQKLFTYLEPSPLFEKPKLSSEAFVIQHFADKVEYQCRGFLEKNRDTLYEELVDIMRDSKFPFLANFFQEEEKSTANSKSIKVRPARPGVKPANKQLRTSVGDKFSSSLSLLMETLNATTPHYVRCIKPNDEKLPFEYDSRRVVQQLRACGVLETIRISAQSYPSRWTYIEFYSRYSILMSHQEADLNDRKQTCKNVLQRLIQDPNQYKFGRTKIFFRAGQVAYLEKLRLDRLRGACVTIQKHIRGWSQRRKYLRIREAAIILQEYIRGKRTVRKTVSAATLKQAWASVVIQRHWRGYRMRQIYQVVHLATVTIQAFTRGWVARKQHKKMVEEQKALVLQKYARAWLARRRFQTMRRLVLNVQLSYRVQQLRKKIEEQNKENRGLMERLTSVANSHSQTTDRLQGLEAQLEKLTNQKASLEAREKKAKEDASLTIAQLQKEKDAVNLEKQNLERKFEASTKESKESFDQIKRNLLEEKENEARLRKIAENNTEMLKQDHEREVETLKEEVKRLKEERVSLQRKMEEGGQVNSDLQDQVVQLTKHVKVIPELRRDLNNLQNQRNNMDRKMKQQSEQARVKMNDITRQLLGGVVEEEVLLGLTSGNSEEMCEVEDLLEAFDSLQKATRILENHQREQKESHETQVEGLKLKVDHLQNENSKLQDLFQEKSDINENIRQEVSRLSSENSVIPELKLQVSELQRQKQELETHVEEQSRELTEKTEEIAHVLQKKIKEESSQRRHFEEKVEELEELKRELLGQIEELEEENDHLKRQQLMESEARSKLRQEASRLTAENMDFEELLDQKDRLIKKLQNQIKSLETSQKAKQTPAPAIPKDYLGMLEYKREDEPRLIQNIILDLKPRGVVVNMIPGLPAYILFMCVRHADFLNDETKLKSIMNAIIGAVKKIIMTHQKDFELLSFWLSNTYHLLNCLKQYSGEEEFMKQSTPRQKKNCLQNFDLSEYRQILSDLAIHIYHQFITIMEKSLTPAIVPGMLEHESLQGISSMKPTGFRKRSNSIYEDSETCTISSIVQQLSVFHSTMSQHGMEQGLIKQAVKQLFFVVGATTLNSIMLRKDMCSCRKGMQIRCNISYLEEWVKEKELQSSNAIDTLRPLSQAAWLLQVNKSTDDDAKEITEKCTELNPVQIVKILNSYTPIDDFEKRVTSSFVRKVQSLLQDRDGSSQLMLDSDYRFQVTFPFCPSSQALELLQVPSSLHLGFLTRI